A part of Melittangium boletus DSM 14713 genomic DNA contains:
- a CDS encoding thiamine pyrophosphate-requiring protein: MSATVSDYLLYRLSQWGIRRVYGYPGDGINGLLGAFGRNSEFQFIQARHEEMAAFMACAHAKFTGEVGVCMATSGPGAIHLLNGLYDAKLDHQPVVAIVGQQASRALGGAYQQEVDLQVLFKDVASEFITMVSHPSSVRHAVDRAMRIARAERTVTCVILPNDIQEMPYESPPMRHGTVHSSVGYSEPRVIPQEQDLRRAADVLNAGKKVAMLVGAGAMRAADELIEVAELLGAGVAKALLGKAVLPDTLPYVTGAIGLLGTRPSYDMMMGCDTLLMVGTSFPYSEFLPPEGQARGVQIDLDPRMLAIRYPVEVPLSGDSKETLRALIPLLKRKEDRSWREQVEKGVRRWWKEVEGQAMVAAKPINPQRVFHELSPKLPKDVILSSDSGSAANWFARDLKVREGMMASLSGNLATMGCGVPYAIGAKFAFPHRPVIALVGDGAMQMNGNGELITIAKYWKEWKDPRLIILVLNNRDLNQVTWEQRVMNGDPEYKASQDIPDFPYARYAESIGLRGIKVDKPEQLADAWDRALTADRPVVLEAYVDPDVPPLPPHITLEQAKQFSAALLKGDARAGGIIGQSIKGMVEKLKPHKG; this comes from the coding sequence ATGAGTGCCACCGTCAGCGACTACCTTCTCTACCGCCTGAGCCAGTGGGGCATCCGGCGCGTCTATGGCTACCCGGGAGATGGCATCAACGGCCTCCTGGGGGCCTTTGGACGCAACTCCGAGTTCCAGTTCATCCAGGCGCGGCACGAGGAGATGGCGGCCTTCATGGCCTGCGCGCACGCGAAGTTCACGGGGGAGGTGGGCGTGTGCATGGCGACGTCGGGACCTGGCGCCATCCACCTGCTCAACGGCTTGTACGACGCGAAGCTGGACCACCAGCCCGTGGTGGCCATCGTGGGCCAGCAGGCGAGCAGGGCCCTGGGCGGGGCCTACCAGCAGGAAGTGGACCTCCAGGTGCTGTTCAAGGACGTGGCCAGTGAGTTCATCACCATGGTGAGTCATCCCTCGTCCGTCCGCCACGCGGTGGATCGGGCGATGCGCATCGCCCGGGCCGAGCGCACGGTGACGTGCGTCATCCTTCCCAACGACATCCAGGAGATGCCGTACGAGTCGCCACCGATGAGGCACGGCACGGTGCACTCGAGCGTGGGCTACAGCGAGCCGCGCGTCATTCCCCAGGAGCAGGACTTGAGGCGAGCGGCGGACGTGCTCAACGCGGGCAAGAAGGTGGCGATGCTGGTGGGCGCGGGAGCGATGCGCGCGGCGGACGAGCTCATCGAGGTGGCGGAACTGTTGGGCGCGGGCGTGGCCAAGGCGCTCCTGGGCAAGGCGGTGTTGCCGGACACGCTGCCCTACGTGACGGGCGCCATCGGCCTCTTGGGCACGCGTCCCAGCTACGACATGATGATGGGTTGCGACACGCTGCTGATGGTGGGCACGAGCTTCCCGTACTCGGAGTTCCTGCCTCCCGAGGGCCAGGCGCGGGGTGTGCAGATCGACCTGGATCCACGCATGTTGGCCATCCGCTACCCGGTGGAGGTGCCGCTGTCGGGAGACTCGAAGGAGACGCTGCGGGCGCTCATTCCGCTGCTCAAGCGCAAGGAGGACCGGAGCTGGCGTGAGCAGGTGGAGAAGGGCGTGCGCCGGTGGTGGAAGGAGGTGGAGGGGCAGGCGATGGTCGCGGCCAAGCCCATCAATCCGCAGCGTGTCTTCCACGAGCTGTCGCCGAAGCTGCCCAAGGACGTCATCCTGTCCTCGGACTCGGGCTCGGCGGCCAACTGGTTCGCGAGGGACTTGAAGGTGCGCGAGGGGATGATGGCGTCCCTGTCGGGGAACCTGGCCACCATGGGGTGCGGCGTGCCGTATGCCATTGGCGCCAAGTTCGCGTTTCCGCACCGGCCGGTGATTGCGCTGGTGGGAGACGGGGCCATGCAGATGAATGGCAATGGTGAGCTCATCACCATCGCGAAGTACTGGAAGGAGTGGAAGGATCCGCGGCTCATCATCCTGGTGCTCAACAACCGGGATTTGAACCAGGTGACGTGGGAGCAGCGGGTGATGAATGGCGATCCGGAGTACAAGGCGTCGCAAGACATTCCGGATTTCCCCTACGCACGCTACGCGGAGTCCATCGGCTTGCGAGGCATCAAGGTGGACAAGCCCGAGCAGCTCGCCGACGCGTGGGACAGGGCGCTGACGGCGGACCGGCCGGTGGTGTTGGAGGCCTACGTGGATCCAGACGTGCCGCCGCTGCCGCCGCACATCACGCTGGAGCAGGCGAAGCAATTCTCCGCGGCCCTGCTCAAGGGGGACGCGAGAGCCGGAGGCATCATCGGCCAGTCGATCAAGGGCATGGTGGAGAAGCTCAAGCCCCACAAGGGGTAG
- a CDS encoding HEPN domain-containing protein: MAYTPDMPTAARRLLDAARKLDSDGRADVAAYLFGLAAECALKAVAQTIPEARRDDVLYAHFPQLRTVLRDVLSSRRAQELRRLIESDRFLNEWEIKIRYARADDIRNKPVKDWEEQAVKAINLMERA, translated from the coding sequence ATGGCCTATACTCCGGATATGCCTACAGCGGCCCGGCGGCTTCTGGATGCAGCGAGAAAGTTGGATTCCGACGGGAGAGCCGATGTCGCGGCCTATTTATTCGGCCTTGCTGCCGAATGTGCTCTCAAGGCTGTGGCTCAGACCATTCCTGAGGCGCGTCGTGACGACGTGCTGTATGCTCATTTTCCCCAATTGCGAACAGTCCTGCGGGACGTGCTTTCAAGTCGCCGTGCGCAGGAGCTGCGTCGGCTCATTGAGAGCGATCGATTCCTGAATGAATGGGAAATCAAAATTCGTTACGCCCGTGCGGACGACATCCGCAATAAACCTGTCAAAGACTGGGAAGAGCAGGCAGTGAAAGCTATCAACCTTATGGAGAGAGCATGA
- a CDS encoding phosphoribosyltransferase: MNSSRYQDRYDAGRALAERLGAWRGRADVLVLALPRGGVPVGFEVARSLGVPLDIFLVRKLGMPGDEEVALGAIAAGGVRVLDQELIEQCGIGPEALARLTEREEREIARRNRLYRGERPAPDAHGRTVILVDDGLATGATMRAAVEALRKEAPALIIVGVPVAAKETCEALRDEVDDIICARTPEPFWAVGDWYQDFEQTSDEEVQQLLQRAAQEHVGAHSQGALGHESL, from the coding sequence ATGAATTCCTCCAGGTATCAGGATCGGTATGACGCGGGACGCGCGCTGGCCGAGCGACTCGGCGCCTGGCGAGGCCGCGCCGACGTCTTGGTGCTGGCGCTGCCGCGCGGAGGTGTCCCCGTGGGCTTCGAGGTGGCCCGGTCGCTCGGAGTCCCCCTGGACATCTTCCTCGTGCGCAAGCTCGGCATGCCCGGAGACGAGGAGGTGGCCCTGGGCGCCATCGCGGCGGGGGGCGTGCGGGTGCTCGACCAGGAACTCATCGAGCAGTGCGGCATCGGCCCGGAGGCGCTCGCCCGGTTGACGGAGCGCGAGGAGCGGGAGATCGCCCGGCGCAACCGCCTCTACCGGGGCGAGCGGCCGGCGCCCGACGCGCACGGCCGCACGGTCATTCTCGTGGACGATGGACTGGCCACGGGCGCCACCATGAGGGCCGCCGTGGAGGCGCTGCGCAAGGAAGCGCCCGCGCTCATCATCGTGGGCGTGCCCGTGGCCGCGAAGGAGACGTGCGAGGCGCTGCGGGACGAGGTGGATGACATCATCTGCGCCCGTACCCCCGAGCCCTTCTGGGCCGTGGGGGACTGGTACCAGGACTTCGAGCAGACCTCGGATGAGGAAGTGCAACAGTTGCTACAGCGGGCGGCCCAGGAGCACGTGGGCGCTCATTCCCAGGGAGCGCTCGGCCACGAGAGTCTTTGA
- a CDS encoding glycoside hydrolase family 15 protein, whose translation MDLHATFDFARAQARVEPHGRLALLSGAGQSLALRAPVRLVPGEGGRVSARWRIHGGQRGWVVLTSGGARPEEPPTDAEAERALALTRAHWERWANQGDYCWLHTPLLRRGALTLKLLTHAPTGTLVAAPTTSLPEVPGGVRNWDYRYTWLRDSAWVMDVFMGLGHREEARAFLGWLESLGLEHRAPSVLYRVDGGRVAPEHHLTHLAGHGGARPVTVGNDATHQVQLDLYGEVMGAASLFFSVPEHCPPEPGVWGMLRALANEAARRWREPDRGPWEEPPPRRHYLASKLMCWVAVDRALRLAVSHQLEGPLAAWARARHTLRRALETQGYDARRGTFTHALGESELDASVLLVPLTGFLPASDPRVRASVARVCERLCSGALVHRYLHPDGLPGQEGAFLQCGFWLVDVLAMDGRLEEAHARFERLVAYANDVGLFSEEVEPSTGALLGNHPQALAHLSMLRAARTLTWAEERLRRGSPLDVAPPTAS comes from the coding sequence GTGGACCTGCACGCCACCTTCGACTTCGCCCGGGCCCAGGCCCGCGTGGAGCCTCACGGCCGGCTCGCCCTCCTGTCCGGGGCGGGCCAGTCCCTCGCGCTGCGCGCGCCGGTGCGGCTCGTCCCCGGGGAGGGAGGCCGAGTCTCGGCGCGCTGGCGGATCCACGGCGGACAGCGCGGCTGGGTGGTGCTCACCTCGGGCGGCGCGCGGCCGGAGGAGCCTCCCACGGACGCCGAGGCGGAGAGGGCCCTCGCCCTCACCCGCGCCCACTGGGAGCGCTGGGCGAACCAGGGCGACTACTGCTGGCTCCACACCCCGCTGCTGCGCCGCGGCGCCCTGACCCTCAAGCTGCTCACCCACGCGCCCACGGGCACGCTCGTCGCCGCCCCCACCACCTCGCTGCCCGAGGTGCCCGGCGGCGTGCGCAACTGGGACTACCGCTACACCTGGCTGCGGGACTCGGCCTGGGTCATGGACGTGTTCATGGGCCTGGGCCACCGCGAGGAGGCCCGGGCCTTCCTCGGGTGGTTGGAGTCGCTCGGGCTGGAGCACCGCGCCCCCTCGGTGCTCTACCGCGTGGACGGCGGCCGGGTGGCGCCCGAGCACCACCTGACGCACCTGGCGGGCCACGGCGGCGCGCGGCCGGTGACCGTGGGCAATGACGCCACCCACCAGGTGCAGCTGGACCTCTACGGAGAGGTGATGGGCGCCGCCTCCCTCTTCTTCTCCGTCCCGGAGCACTGTCCCCCCGAGCCCGGCGTCTGGGGGATGCTGCGCGCGCTCGCGAACGAGGCCGCGCGGCGCTGGCGCGAGCCGGACCGGGGGCCGTGGGAGGAGCCCCCGCCCCGGCGCCACTACCTGGCCTCGAAGCTGATGTGCTGGGTGGCGGTGGATCGGGCGCTGCGGCTCGCCGTGAGCCACCAGTTGGAGGGGCCCCTCGCCGCCTGGGCACGCGCCCGGCACACCCTGCGCCGAGCCCTCGAGACCCAGGGGTATGACGCGCGGCGGGGCACCTTCACCCATGCCCTGGGCGAGTCCGAGCTGGATGCCTCGGTGCTGCTCGTGCCCCTCACGGGCTTCCTGCCCGCCTCCGACCCCCGGGTGCGCGCCTCGGTGGCGCGCGTATGCGAGCGGCTGTGCAGCGGCGCCCTGGTGCACCGCTACCTGCACCCGGACGGACTGCCGGGACAAGAAGGCGCCTTCCTCCAGTGTGGCTTCTGGCTCGTCGACGTGCTCGCGATGGACGGGCGGTTGGAGGAGGCGCATGCCCGCTTCGAGCGGCTCGTGGCGTACGCCAACGACGTGGGCCTGTTCTCCGAGGAGGTGGAGCCGTCCACCGGCGCGCTGCTGGGCAATCACCCCCAGGCCCTCGCCCACCTGTCGATGCTCCGGGCGGCGCGGACGCTCACGTGGGCCGAGGAACGACTGCGGCGGGGCTCGCCTCTCGACGTCGCTCCTCCCACCGCCTCCTGA
- a CDS encoding enolase C-terminal domain-like protein, with the protein METRREAGAVQVERVDVSAYTVPTDAPEADGTLAWDSTTLVLVELTAGGRWGLGYTYTDAAAVPLLQRVLAPELLGQDAWDIPARLQTMLQRVRNLGRPGLATLALSAVDVALWDLKARLLDVPLARLLGAARPRVPVYGSGGFTSYSVERLCAQLAGWVEQGIPRVKMKVGSHPEQDADRVRAVRQAIGSHPRLYVDANGAYSTRRALALAERFTEQGVSWFEEPVSSEDLAGLRFVRERSPASIHVAAGEYGHDAPYFRRMLESGAVDVLQADATRCGGVSGFLQVDALCDAYGVPLSAHCAPSLHAHVAAAARRLVHLEYFHDHVRLERLLFDGGPRLVDGALEPDLSRPGLGLDFKRADAAPYAVRAHP; encoded by the coding sequence GTGGAGACACGGCGGGAGGCGGGAGCCGTGCAGGTGGAGCGCGTGGACGTCTCGGCCTACACCGTGCCCACCGACGCGCCGGAGGCGGATGGCACCCTCGCCTGGGACTCCACCACGCTCGTCCTGGTGGAGCTCACGGCCGGAGGGCGGTGGGGACTCGGCTACACCTATACGGACGCGGCCGCGGTGCCCCTGCTCCAGCGGGTGCTCGCGCCCGAGCTCCTGGGCCAGGACGCGTGGGACATTCCCGCGCGCCTCCAGACGATGCTCCAGCGCGTGCGCAACCTGGGCCGCCCGGGACTGGCCACCCTGGCTCTCTCCGCCGTGGACGTGGCCCTCTGGGACTTGAAGGCGCGCCTGCTGGACGTGCCCCTCGCGCGGCTGCTCGGCGCCGCGCGCCCCCGCGTCCCCGTCTACGGCAGCGGCGGCTTCACCTCGTACTCCGTGGAGCGGCTGTGCGCCCAGCTCGCCGGGTGGGTGGAGCAGGGCATCCCCCGCGTGAAGATGAAGGTGGGCAGCCACCCCGAGCAGGACGCGGACCGGGTGAGGGCGGTACGGCAGGCCATCGGCTCCCACCCCCGGCTCTACGTGGACGCCAACGGGGCGTATTCCACCCGGCGGGCCCTCGCGCTCGCCGAGCGCTTCACCGAGCAGGGCGTGTCCTGGTTCGAGGAGCCCGTGTCCAGCGAGGACCTGGCGGGCCTGCGCTTCGTGCGCGAGCGCTCCCCCGCGAGCATTCACGTGGCCGCGGGCGAGTACGGCCATGACGCGCCCTACTTCCGCCGCATGCTGGAGTCCGGCGCGGTGGACGTGCTCCAGGCGGACGCCACGCGCTGCGGCGGCGTCTCCGGTTTCCTCCAGGTGGACGCGCTGTGCGACGCGTACGGCGTGCCCCTGTCCGCCCACTGCGCGCCCTCGCTGCATGCCCACGTGGCGGCCGCGGCGCGCCGGCTCGTGCACCTGGAGTACTTCCATGACCATGTCCGCCTGGAGCGCCTGCTCTTCGACGGCGGACCCCGGCTGGTGGACGGCGCGCTGGAGCCGGACCTGTCCCGCCCCGGCCTGGGGCTCGACTTCAAACGGGCGGATGCCGCCCCCTATGCCGTGAGGGCACACCCATGA
- a CDS encoding DUF2019 domain-containing protein — translation MNLEEIAAEFARNVAAQTAALQRGDSQSGNKCAKRYTAAYKKLRGHGEAGRDALATLLTHPRMDVRVYAAVFLLSDRPAQAKPILEEAAKGEGVIPFEASQALKYWEEGTWRLDVD, via the coding sequence ATGAATTTGGAGGAGATCGCGGCGGAGTTTGCCCGAAACGTGGCCGCGCAGACCGCTGCACTCCAGCGGGGCGACAGTCAGAGCGGAAACAAGTGTGCCAAGCGCTACACCGCCGCTTATAAGAAGTTGCGCGGTCACGGGGAAGCGGGAAGGGACGCACTCGCGACATTGCTAACGCATCCGCGCATGGATGTTCGAGTCTACGCGGCGGTTTTCTTGCTCAGCGACAGACCAGCGCAAGCCAAGCCCATATTGGAGGAAGCAGCCAAGGGAGAAGGCGTCATCCCCTTCGAGGCCTCCCAGGCTTTGAAGTATTGGGAGGAAGGCACCTGGAGATTGGACGTTGACTAG
- a CDS encoding TAT-variant-translocated molybdopterin oxidoreductase, with protein sequence MSSLTDRYPLPVIQDARPRAWRSLEELHGDVEASEGEFPPGASAPPEGMDRRRFLQLVGTTAALAGLAACKRPAEKVLPYTQNPPEVTPGVPQAYATAWEWEGYAAGLVVTAWEGRPTKVEGNPDHPLSLGATSPQAQALPVDLYDPSRTRGVSLRGAPRTLAEYLEVHAGRARALEAKGGEGLWLLLEPSASPTRRELVERIRQRFPRARVEAHHALSRDAVHEGARLAFGRPLETRVRYDEARVVLALDADFLTQGPSALRDARAFARSRTPEREAMGRLYVAESHFSVTGMNADHRFPLRPSEVERFALAVAGELAREHGLERLAPWRERAPAWPERAREVRAVAADLARQGARAVVVVGPRQPARVHALAHGLNAALGSQPGLVTLHEPGVDTGRPTGPGVLRELAEAARSGRVDTLVVTAFDPVSSAPAGVDLGQALGAVPHSIYRAYRTDETARRCGWVLPAAHVLESWGDTRAVDGTASVIQPLIQPIFGGLTELDVLAPFAGVAERSSYELVKASWARRLGGNGPAFEDAWEQGLAVGAFPGTQAPEVEASVDVEAVAAGGGSPAPGGAPGLELNLLPGYKVHDGRFFHNAWLQELPDPLTTLTWGNAALVSPTTAGRLGLGTRDRVRLTLRGRTVEAVVYVLPGHADDTVSLELGWGREGPTPEREVLGTPAYALRHEDAPWFASGLQVEKGEGQGRLAVTQAHGVMKGREIALHDTLGDFEEKKPRYLAHLKGPVESLYDPFKYGEPYQWAMAVDLNRCTGCGACVVACQAENNIPVVGPEQVERSREMHWLRVDRYFEGPPEAPRAIPQPMMCQHCETAPCEYVCPVNATVHTDEGLNQMVYNRCVGTRYCSNNCPYKVRRFNFLNYHRDMAPVKQLGFNPDVTVRMRGVMEKCTYCVQRIERARIEARRVLEPIDTKALVSACAQVCPTEAIVFGSLHEPESEVARRHRDARRYDVLHEQGTRPRTVYLARISHPNPELDHG encoded by the coding sequence ATGTCATCGCTGACCGACCGCTACCCGCTGCCCGTGATCCAGGACGCGCGTCCCCGCGCGTGGCGGAGTCTGGAGGAACTGCACGGGGACGTGGAGGCCTCCGAGGGCGAGTTCCCCCCGGGCGCGAGCGCTCCGCCCGAGGGCATGGACCGGCGCCGCTTCCTCCAGCTCGTGGGGACGACGGCGGCGCTCGCGGGGCTGGCGGCGTGCAAGCGGCCCGCGGAGAAGGTGCTGCCCTACACCCAGAATCCGCCCGAGGTGACGCCCGGCGTGCCCCAGGCCTACGCCACGGCGTGGGAGTGGGAGGGCTACGCGGCGGGGCTCGTGGTGACGGCCTGGGAGGGGCGGCCCACGAAGGTGGAGGGCAATCCGGATCACCCCCTGAGCCTCGGAGCGACGAGCCCCCAGGCCCAGGCGCTGCCGGTGGACCTCTATGATCCGTCCCGCACGCGGGGGGTGAGTCTGCGCGGCGCCCCGCGCACGCTCGCGGAGTACCTGGAGGTCCATGCCGGGCGCGCGCGCGCGCTGGAGGCGAAGGGCGGCGAGGGGTTGTGGTTGCTCCTGGAGCCCTCGGCCTCGCCCACGCGGAGAGAGCTGGTGGAGCGCATCCGCCAGCGCTTCCCACGGGCGCGGGTGGAGGCGCACCACGCGCTCTCGCGGGACGCGGTGCACGAGGGGGCGCGGCTCGCCTTCGGCCGGCCGCTGGAGACGCGGGTGCGCTACGACGAGGCGCGGGTGGTGCTCGCGCTGGACGCGGACTTCCTCACCCAGGGCCCCTCCGCGCTGCGCGACGCGCGCGCCTTCGCCCGCTCGCGCACGCCCGAGCGCGAGGCCATGGGCCGGCTGTACGTGGCCGAGAGTCATTTCAGCGTCACGGGGATGAACGCGGATCACCGCTTCCCCCTGCGGCCCTCGGAGGTGGAGCGCTTCGCCCTGGCGGTGGCGGGGGAACTCGCGCGGGAGCACGGACTCGAGCGCCTGGCGCCCTGGCGAGAGCGGGCCCCCGCGTGGCCCGAGCGGGCGCGGGAGGTGCGCGCGGTGGCGGCGGATCTCGCCCGGCAAGGGGCTCGGGCGGTGGTGGTGGTGGGGCCTCGGCAGCCCGCCCGGGTGCATGCGCTGGCGCATGGGCTCAACGCGGCGTTGGGCAGTCAGCCGGGGCTCGTCACGCTGCACGAGCCCGGTGTGGACACGGGGCGGCCCACGGGGCCGGGGGTGCTGCGCGAGCTGGCCGAGGCGGCGCGCTCGGGCCGGGTGGACACCCTGGTGGTGACGGCGTTCGATCCCGTGTCCTCGGCTCCGGCGGGCGTGGACCTGGGCCAGGCGCTGGGCGCGGTGCCCCACTCCATCTACCGGGCCTACCGGACGGACGAGACGGCGCGGCGCTGTGGGTGGGTGCTCCCGGCGGCGCACGTGCTGGAGTCCTGGGGAGACACGCGCGCGGTGGACGGCACGGCGAGCGTCATCCAGCCCCTCATCCAGCCGATCTTCGGAGGGCTCACGGAGCTGGACGTGCTCGCGCCCTTCGCGGGCGTGGCGGAGCGCTCGTCGTACGAGCTGGTGAAGGCGAGCTGGGCGCGGCGGCTCGGGGGCAACGGGCCCGCCTTCGAGGACGCCTGGGAGCAGGGGCTCGCGGTGGGCGCGTTCCCGGGCACCCAGGCCCCCGAGGTCGAGGCGTCCGTGGATGTGGAGGCGGTGGCGGCGGGCGGTGGCTCCCCGGCGCCCGGGGGCGCACCGGGGCTCGAGCTCAACCTGCTGCCCGGCTACAAGGTCCACGACGGGCGCTTCTTCCACAACGCGTGGTTGCAGGAGCTGCCGGATCCCCTGACGACGCTGACGTGGGGCAACGCGGCGCTGGTGAGCCCCACCACGGCGGGGCGGCTGGGGCTCGGGACGAGGGACCGGGTGCGGCTGACGCTGCGCGGACGGACGGTGGAGGCGGTGGTGTACGTGCTGCCCGGGCACGCGGATGACACGGTGTCCCTGGAGCTGGGCTGGGGGCGCGAGGGGCCGACGCCGGAGCGCGAGGTGCTGGGCACCCCCGCCTATGCGCTGCGGCACGAGGACGCGCCGTGGTTCGCCTCCGGGCTCCAGGTGGAGAAGGGGGAGGGCCAGGGGCGGCTGGCGGTGACCCAGGCGCACGGCGTCATGAAGGGGCGGGAGATCGCCCTGCACGACACGCTCGGGGACTTCGAGGAGAAGAAGCCCCGGTACCTGGCGCACCTCAAGGGTCCGGTGGAGAGCCTGTACGACCCGTTCAAGTACGGCGAGCCCTACCAATGGGCGATGGCGGTGGACCTGAACCGGTGCACGGGCTGCGGGGCGTGCGTGGTGGCGTGCCAGGCGGAGAACAACATCCCGGTGGTGGGGCCCGAGCAGGTGGAGCGGAGCCGGGAGATGCACTGGCTGCGGGTGGACCGCTACTTCGAGGGCCCGCCCGAGGCGCCGCGCGCCATTCCCCAGCCGATGATGTGCCAGCACTGCGAGACGGCGCCGTGCGAGTACGTGTGCCCGGTGAACGCCACCGTCCACACGGACGAGGGCCTGAACCAGATGGTCTACAACCGCTGCGTCGGCACGCGGTACTGCTCGAACAACTGCCCCTACAAGGTCCGGCGCTTCAACTTCCTGAACTACCACCGGGACATGGCTCCGGTGAAACAACTGGGCTTCAACCCGGACGTCACCGTGCGCATGCGCGGGGTGATGGAGAAGTGCACGTACTGCGTGCAGCGCATCGAGCGGGCCCGCATCGAGGCGCGCAGGGTGCTCGAGCCCATCGACACGAAGGCGCTCGTGTCCGCGTGCGCGCAGGTGTGCCCGACGGAGGCCATCGTCTTCGGCTCCCTGCACGAGCCCGAGTCGGAGGTGGCGCGCAGGCACCGGGACGCGCGGCGCTACGACGTGCTGCACGAGCAGGGCACGCGCCCACGCACCGTGTACCTCGCGCGCATCAGCCATCCCAACCCGGAGCTGGACCATGGCTGA
- a CDS encoding KGGVGR-motif variant AAA ATPase, whose product MTFDANVFFDDSLPRLVETVAAELGDEGLAAGVVLRDASGRLAFFAGYPLDAERSQRLATRLLGELRAYARTDRVLVGPSDFGAKEILEDSSVLQCRVGQRTVRLADRRLVGADWLRKPAELAPPPPRFVFASLKGGVGRSTSLSVVAAHLAARGGRVLAVDLDLEAPGLGALLLTRDILPEFGTIDALVENNLHELNDSFLSDLIGPSSLASRGGRIDVVPAFGRRSLDNPGDILGKLARAYAEDIRPDGSVATILDQVRDLIDRLASAGGYDAILVDARAGLHETTASAVLGLGADVLLFGLHEEQTFQGYTALLAHLARLVPPGSLVPEWVERLTPVQAKAPVDAIARSEFNQRWQSMVREHGPLATAWVAPREVQIPEGFRDVPWNEQVPDEEVLPPEWSLLEPIAVLRDDRFERFDPLRRRDLLSEEVYRSTFGAILERVEGAVFPKNEVSS is encoded by the coding sequence ATGACCTTCGACGCCAATGTCTTCTTCGATGATAGCTTGCCGCGACTGGTTGAGACGGTTGCTGCTGAACTCGGTGATGAGGGCCTTGCTGCAGGAGTTGTTCTGCGTGATGCCTCTGGACGACTGGCCTTCTTTGCAGGGTACCCTCTTGACGCCGAACGCTCCCAACGACTCGCAACCCGTTTATTGGGGGAGCTACGCGCCTACGCGCGCACTGATCGCGTTCTTGTGGGACCGTCCGATTTCGGAGCGAAAGAGATCCTGGAGGATTCATCGGTGCTTCAGTGCCGAGTTGGTCAGCGTACTGTTCGTTTAGCGGACCGCCGACTCGTTGGCGCTGACTGGCTGCGGAAACCTGCGGAACTTGCGCCCCCACCGCCTCGTTTCGTATTTGCCAGCTTGAAGGGGGGTGTAGGACGCTCGACCTCATTATCGGTTGTAGCAGCTCATTTGGCTGCGAGAGGTGGTCGGGTGTTGGCTGTCGATCTGGACCTTGAGGCGCCTGGATTAGGGGCCTTGCTGCTCACTCGAGACATTCTCCCTGAATTCGGAACCATTGATGCTCTGGTGGAGAACAACCTCCACGAACTCAATGACAGCTTTCTCTCTGATCTGATTGGTCCTTCGTCCCTGGCGAGCCGTGGGGGGCGGATTGACGTCGTTCCAGCGTTTGGACGTCGTTCGCTGGATAATCCTGGGGATATCCTAGGTAAGCTCGCACGCGCATACGCGGAAGACATCCGTCCCGATGGGTCGGTGGCAACGATCCTGGATCAAGTCCGCGACCTGATAGATCGGCTCGCGAGCGCTGGCGGCTATGACGCCATTCTTGTCGATGCCCGTGCGGGGCTACACGAAACCACTGCGTCTGCTGTGCTGGGACTCGGCGCAGATGTGCTGCTATTCGGTCTCCACGAGGAGCAGACCTTTCAAGGATATACCGCGCTGCTCGCACATTTGGCCCGACTTGTACCTCCTGGGTCGCTGGTACCCGAATGGGTTGAACGACTCACTCCCGTTCAGGCCAAGGCGCCCGTTGACGCCATCGCTCGATCGGAGTTCAACCAGCGGTGGCAATCGATGGTGAGAGAGCATGGCCCACTAGCGACAGCGTGGGTGGCGCCGAGGGAAGTACAGATACCAGAAGGTTTTCGCGATGTTCCGTGGAACGAACAAGTTCCCGATGAAGAAGTTCTACCGCCAGAGTGGTCGCTGCTTGAGCCCATTGCGGTGTTGCGCGATGACCGCTTCGAACGATTCGACCCTCTTCGTCGGCGTGATTTGCTCTCCGAGGAGGTTTACCGAAGTACTTTCGGCGCAATTCTCGAACGTGTCGAAGGCGCCGTTTTCCCAAAAAATGAGGTCTCGTCGTGA
- a CDS encoding cytochrome c3 family protein, translating into MAWIFTPRANTVARVAALGLLATPVVGVGILWLYARSPLAQNMRQPVAQPVQFDHRHHAGEEGIDCRYCHHTVEVSSSAGYPSLATCMGCHAQIWNQSPLLEPVRQSYFADRPLVWRRVHDLPDFVYFNHSIHVAKGVGCVTCHGRVDLMPSVSQVHPLSMGWCLECHRDPAPSLRPLSAITSMRWERGPEDPSPEALVRLLDVHPRTDCTTCHR; encoded by the coding sequence ATGGCCTGGATCTTCACACCTCGCGCCAACACCGTGGCGCGTGTCGCCGCCCTGGGCCTGTTGGCCACGCCCGTGGTGGGTGTCGGAATCCTCTGGCTCTACGCCCGGAGTCCGCTCGCGCAGAACATGCGCCAGCCCGTGGCCCAGCCCGTGCAATTCGATCACCGTCACCACGCCGGTGAAGAGGGCATCGACTGCCGCTACTGCCACCACACCGTCGAGGTGTCCTCGAGCGCGGGCTACCCGTCGCTCGCCACCTGCATGGGCTGCCACGCGCAGATCTGGAACCAGAGCCCGCTGCTGGAGCCCGTGCGCCAGTCCTATTTCGCGGACCGCCCCCTGGTCTGGCGCCGCGTGCATGACCTGCCGGACTTCGTCTACTTCAACCACTCCATCCATGTGGCCAAGGGCGTGGGGTGCGTCACCTGCCATGGGCGGGTGGACCTGATGCCGTCCGTCTCCCAGGTGCATCCGCTGTCGATGGGCTGGTGCCTGGAGTGTCACCGGGACCCGGCTCCCTCGCTGCGCCCCCTGTCGGCCATCACCTCGATGCGCTGGGAGCGCGGCCCGGAGGACCCCTCTCCCGAGGCCCTGGTGCGCCTCCTCGACGTCCATCCGCGAACGGACTGCACGACATGTCATCGCTGA